CACTAGCTGGTCTTTTCTACTCCCCGCACATTTTGTAAATCAATGTGAACTCTAAAACCTTTTTACCATTGAAGATTACAATCTTTACCAAGAGAGAGCTTCTAGATTTTTAAGaggaacatttttaaaaaggacttggagaaatgataaaaaaaaatgctttaaaggGTTTTTACAAAGCCATAAGCGGTTTGTGACAGGCATATTTTAAGGGACTGTGCTACTTcagaacacatttttattctccAATGAAAACAATAGGGAAGGGCAATAACATAAAACTGCAGAGCAACCCTGTGAAACAGATCTTCTTCGTTACTGGTCATTGATCAGAAGTCGTGGTCACGCGGGACAGCTTTGCTCCCAGACCATGGAGGTGTCCGTTGGTGGAAACCGTTTTAATTACTGTGCCGGGGAAACAAAGCTGTTAGTTAAAGACTGGCCATCTCTTCGCCTCAGTGTTGTCTGCAGATCTAATACTGTCCTGTATATGCTGATGATGACGATTTAAATTATTGTGAAGTAACGATGGATTGTGGAGATTTGAAGAGTCACAGTTTTCTGTAAATGATCTGTTGCTGCAATAAAAGGTTTGGGACAACAGTGATGACTCGTGTCTTTTCTGATTAGTGTATTTTGTGTATGTGGTTTCCATTAAATGTGAAAGCTACAAAGGTGCCAAATCCTTGTAAAACTAAAGagtttacatttttcaatgtgATTTGTCTCTCAAATGGACAATAACTTATACACACTTTTCTTAAAGGCAATGTCACAATGTATAATGGGTTGAAGTTCTGCATTCAAACAAACTTAAACAGGGAAAAGAACTTAAATACTTCCTTATAATAAATCATAATAGGTCATATATACTTTAACTGTTGTGGCTGGTCCAGGTGGAGCTACATTTAACTATTAAGTTTAAGTCCACTTGTCTCCAACCTAGGACTCAGTTTGGTTTAGAACTTTAGAAGTATTTTGTTTTGGGGGGGTGGTAGCttacctggtagagcgtgcccCCCATATATAGAGGCTCAGTCCcctctgcatgtcattcccctttctCTCTGCTTTCGTGTCTAAGCTGGTCATaataaaagtctaaaaatgcccccccccgTCGTCGTTTATTGTCACAGTGTGACAGTGCTCATGTGGCCGTGAGAGTTCAATCTCAATgaggatttttacttttttttttcagagcagCTGTCCAGAAACCGGATTCAAATTTGAATGGTCTCAGTCAGCTTTCTGTTCTCCTCCATGGCTTCCTTTGGTTAGATATTTCCGCTTCCCCCAGCTCAAAGATTTATCTCATATATCATCTCACTCCACCAGGCCTCATTTCGAGGTTGAAAAGGGCCATGGTGTACTTTTTCTTTACCGTCTTTCTGCTACACCTGTAGTTAAAGGCACAATATATTCCCTCTGAACTGTAGTGAGTAGAAGTATTAAGTAGCatacaattaaaattaaatacaccaagtaaaattatttaaaaattgtagTTTAGTATTTAGTCACTTTTCACTACTAAATAGTTGTGATAGATGTGTAAAGGCAGTATTActcagttttctgttgtacCAAATCTGTCCACAAGGGGTCCCCATATCTCTGAGTTCTAAAGCAGTCCTCATCAGGAAGGCAAAGCGGAGGACTTCATCATCCACACAATCTTTCAGGTTTATTAGAAGTTTTTGGACTTGGTGCTGAGAGTTTAGTAGTCAGGAGCATAGaaatcacattcattattttacttattttatggTCTGATGTCCTGCTGTTGATACACAAGCTTCACGTTTTCAGAATTGTGTGCACAGATCCAtttaaaaaggtatttaaaaaaaaaaaaaaaaagttatccagctgatgtgatcttacctagctactgcacatgtgcgactcccaacaaagatagttagaagtgagatgtctcactcagtagctaaaacagacccaaacacacagggtgaaaacaggatctgcagcaatgtagagtacaacaaaaacaatggcGTTTTTGAAAATGACACCATGTCAACCTGTTctagtacaacctcaaaatacaattatgaacctgaaaatgagcattaaaTGGGCGCTTTAAAGCTATCCAGGAGTCGCAGAGCGGATGATGCTCTCCAGAATATCCACCTGAAAGAGAAGATCCAGAGAGACGGTTTGAGTTGTTTGTCATGTGAGTTGAGCACCGTGTATCCatagctggctggctggctgactggctggctgactggctgactgGCTGAGGAAAGAAGCTTCCAAACTACATCAAATGCCTCCCAGTTGATGCACATTAGCACAGGCTGTTTTGCACAaggctacatttcagagaaaatgtTCAGTTAAATTAGAAGTGGAAAGTATTGAATTTCTTCCACTGTTCAACCATACAGGACGGTAGGGACGTTTCTGGTGTTGCTCGGGGACAAATTTGTAAGGCCCAACGAGGTGTCCGTTATCAGCAACAGCGGGTGTGCATGagcagtgttgtaatgtaacaaagtatAAATACTTcactactgtacttaagtagaagttaGTAGTACTCacgtatctgtactttactttatttatatttccggacactttgacttttactccgctacatttcccCTATGCATCTTAGTTACTCgttactaaaaaataaaaccagaagAAATTTGTTACTCTGGAAAAAAGCGGGTTTGGCGAGTCATTGCTCCTAAATTGCCAAGATGATGCACCCTCCACTCCGCCATGGCAACAGACGATGACCACCCAGACGACAGTGGTGATGAAGATAACGTTACACACCTTTAGCCAGAAGGTTCATCATCAAAGTTTTTTTGGTACTTATTTTGGTAATTAAGTActtttctgatattaaatgtaATATGTCTAAGTTGTATCTTCTATCAAAGTTTTTTTGGTACTTTGACATAGTTaatttaatatcagaaaattacttttgatacttaagtacagtaaatatcaaatactttgacttttactcaagtaatattctaaaaggAGACTTTAACTTCTAAGTTATTTCTGGTtagatatttgtacttttactcaagtgttTGCTTTCAGTACTTTGTAAAAGACTTAGTGATTACATACAATTAAAATGGTGCACGTAGGGCTACATCTGCAGCTGGacgtaaaacaaaaacaaacatatttcccTTCTAACTGCCCACGCAGCTTACATCTGCCTCTTTTAACAAGCCGTTCTGTCTGTGCTTAGAACTCGCTCTGAGCCTCTGGACACGCAAGGAAACCTAATCGACTGACAACACATGGGGTGCTTCTGTCCCCAGCATCCtgagtagttaaaaaaaaaaaatctattattcattcatttatttattttccctgCGGGTTGCCAGTTGGCATCCCAAGCATTGCCAGCAGCAGGCGCTGCATAATAAAGGCCACCTTTTCCTTCAGTGTTACCTGGCTGCTGTCTCCCACAGAGCTGAGATTCCTGAGCTGGTAGACGGTCACCTGTCCATCGCTGTCTCCGACCAGGACACAGTTTGTCTGAGTGGCAAACAGAAGGGACTTCATCGTCACACCAGCAGCAGCGGGCTGCACAATGACCGGGTCCAAGCTGGAGGAGAGACGTGGACAAGGTGGACAGACAGGGTTACTCCTGGCACAGGTTTTACTAGGGATGGGTATCGTTCCGAACATGTTGGTACCGTCCAATACCAGTACCGTGACGTTGATACCGGTTCCTGAACGATCCTTTTTtggataccaattttataaaatccattttataaaaatatacaaatatatacagtatgtatataatttattttcagctcctactacctAAGTTGAGTGTGTAACACCTagtttttcctgcatgcctTCGATGTGTAATGTTAAGACAGCCAATAGTCAATATccacgttccacttccaggattgctctcgTTCTGCCGAAAAATCCAGCTGGATGTCactctagactatctgtccaatctgagttttctattgcatgcctaaaacaaccttttaacatacacatgttccacaaaaacaagttgttTTCTGAGGCTATTTTACAGTGGCACTGGGGGTCTGCTCGGGGCccagcgccgcccaagacgatcgtgattggtttaaagaaatgccaataaaccagagcacgtttttctcccatcccagaatgctctgtggactagccagaccctcctacgcggggctgtggaggaaggtctgtcaaTGCGAGACTAGAAAGCCAATCACAAActattattagatcttggtataAGCATGCTGCATTCTTATTGGCTCGCTGAGGCAGATGAGCTTTACTCCTTGGGTAGCGAAATTTGGTATTTAACGAGAAGGCATTTTTCTATACCCCATACTAAGGAGGCAATTTGGCTGTgcctaaaaaaaagtattgaatttgcTACCCGGCCCTAGGTTTGACATCAGGgaaacaaacatacagacagatTCTCCCCTCAGTCTCACTCACACGCTTGAATTCAGGTCCCAGATCTCCAGCTGTCCCTCATTAACGGCTCCGAATACTGTTGCCCACTTAGGGGACCACTTCACGTCGCACACTGTTCTGTGGGTGGAGGTGAAGCCTAACACCGGCTTACGGTGGTCCTGCTTCCACAGCTGGAGGGTCCAGTCAACCGAGCAGCTCAGGAACACATCTGGACTCAGTGGACTCCATGTGACGCGGTTTACAGGACACTGAGGGGCATAGATGTGACCGTTACTGAACTTCTCTCTGATTTTCTCAACTCAAATGAAAACATCAGCAACAAGTGGTCACGGAATTAGATTTTAGCCAATTAGATTTTAGCATCAGCAAAGATCAGATGAGAAAAGGTAATTTTGTAATCTTAAAAGAGACATATTAtggttttctgtattttctgttgtatttgtatttgttacaATGTCAAATGTTCATGTTAAATGTGGTCAAAGGCTTGAAATAATGagataaacatattttaaagaaatccCTGAGAGCCAAAACctcagagtgagtgagtgagtgagtgagtgagtgagtgagtgagtgagtgagtgagtttttGACTTCCACTACATTTTGGATTACTTTGCCTGCTGTATTCAGGACTCCTTTTGTTTGTATGGATTTTATGGTATTGTATCCTCAAGCTCACCACAAGTGTGCCACAAAATCAACCAATCGGAAAAATGAAAGgtcaattctgattggctgttcgTCTCAAACTAGGTTGCTAGTAGCAGGACACAAATCTACGGGGGAATGAGGCACATATATATAATGCCATATTGTTGTCTTTTGTGCTTTACTTGCTTCAAAGCAGTCTTATCAGAAGGAGGTGGTGACTTTTATTGGGGTGGACTTACAAAGTGCTTCCTGTACGTCTCCAGAAACTGCTGACTGTTGGAACAGGAGCATTTGTGGATGAGACCTTCCCATGTACCAACCAAGTAGACACTGGGATCCTGGTGAAACAATGAAACACTGGTGTGATGCATGATTGAAATCATTTATGAGTCAACCTTAGAACTATTGAAATGGTCAATGTCAGCACTAATTGGCAGCCAGAGCATTAGCGCAAAAGATACCCGTTATTATGTATGTAGTTTTCCACGGAACAAAGCTTTTGAGCCACCAACTTACTTTTGGATGGAAGTCAAAGCACAGACCAGGAGTCAGTGCTGACAGAACACtttctgtcttcttctctttggtGCTCCCTCCAACCTTCTTCTTTGTGTTCTGACTCTTCTTCAGTTTCATCAGgtctacagacagacagacacacttttcatagaaaagaaaatgtgacatttggaaaagctagagcagataacaAATAACTAACACTCCAAAAGCATTAATAGTAACACATTctactttttaaataataaatgtctAGCTATGATTTTGTCTTGTCCCTCTGTCTGGTTCTTGCCTTTGCTGTGCCAACATGCCAACAATAGTACATGTTGTTAATGTAATAAATCAGGTATATTGACAAAATTGACTACAGTGTCGTTTCTctgtcctttttaaaatgttctgaGCGTGTTTGAGTTAAAGAATCTAAAAGGTCTTGTGCCTGATAACTTCTAAATGAAATGTTGGAATGGTGTTTCTCTTTGTGAATAAGTTACATTACAATTCTGGTTACTTCTggatgaatgtacagtataccCTTAGAGTCCATCACTATGCACTTTAAGCTGAATTGACAGAGATAAAAGCACCGCCGGGTGCTGAGTCCAGTACCTATGCAGTCGAGGCCATTGTTGCTGACAAACCACTTGCTGATCCTGCCATCTGCAGCCACAGAAAACAGAGATTCCACCTTCTCTTCTCCTGTCAGACTCAACTCCTGTTGGGTCCACCTAAGCTGCCACACTGGATCCAAGTGCCTGTTGGGACATCCACTGGGCGcgagcatacacaaacacacacacacacacacacacacacagaggagagaagtaAAGAGCATTGACGTGAGTAGTAGCACCTGTAACCATTAGTTTGATGTAAGAGTTGCTCCGTCTGCACACACAATCCTCACCTGCTGCTGATGAAACAAGCCTTGTTGTCTCGACTCTTCACGTTGTAGATAGCGATACTGCCATCTTTCATGCCCACAGCTAGCTGACTGGGGTTATTGGATGAGAAATCCAGGGAAGTCACAGCGCTGTCGCAGCGGATGACCCGCTCCGGCCACTGCAGAGGTGACATATGTGACAACATCTGGAATGGACAGCTGGCACCGCACACGCAGGAACTTAATCCGTGCACATGAACCGCTCATGTTATTAGCCAATTGGGCGTATTCGATTGTTATCACTACCAAAGATAATGGGGCATTAGGGCCCTACTCTACCTCCTTGTGTGCTCAGTCAGCTATTATCAGCCATAGGTAAACTGATCTTGCGTCTATATTACGCGCAGGAAAATGACACATTAAGAGCGACCGCAACTCTGCGTAAGGACTGGGGGCTGGTGGATgagttaaaaaacacacacatgacttTAACCCGAGAGACCGCTGTTCCTGTCTTGTGTGGAACCAAATGTCAATGGTAgtatagtctcgctttgccagaccttcctccacagcgctgcacaggagggtctggctagtccacacagccttcCTGGATGTGCtctgtttattggcatttactGGCAGAAAACAGAACTATCTATTggccagatagtctagctagctgtctgaattaccctgcagagatctgaggagcagttaaccatagacTTCAGAAATTgtccggagtttaaaattctatATGAACCATAGAAATGTATGATAACAGCCTTCTGAACCAACTAAACCACTGGTAATGCACAGTGGATGGAGTGGTACCATTTGAAACGGGTGATTGAAggtaaataaaggttaaaacatACATAAGTCATACCGTGGGATTTTTGAGAGACCAGCAGCACACCAGGCCTGGTTTCTGGTTACTGGAGCCTAACTCACCATAGCCCACAGCAAGAAGGTCCTAGCAGAAAAAAGCAGAGCACAAGCAAATCTGTATAAATGAACAGTTTCTGTGAAACATTTTTTATAGATCCAATGTTTTTGGTAGAAAGTAGTTCCAGTGAAAATTACTGACATCATTTTCTGGGGATTATTATACAGCATAACATGCTCGCCTCTTCATggaattcaatttaattttactgtttccgtaaggcatttttcattcaatatcacttaatttggataaaaacgtgtggatggaaacatagcttgTGTTACCGGGTTCTTCTTGTTCCAGGCCATGCTGCTAACGCTGCTCCCTCGGCTGAGCTCACAGCTAAAAGCCCAGAGACGCTCCACGGCCGGAGACCTGGGACTCTCTGCAtcctcctccctctgctccCCCATCCCGGGCTTCACTGGACTGTCTGGGTCTGACACAATCATGACATTTATTCCCACctcaagttcaagttcaagttaaTTTATTTGTACCCAGACGAAGGCACATTCTGCCAGAGGCACATATCACACATCATTCAACAGTGGAAATTAAGTAATagcaaaacattttcaacaataAGGGTTGCCCAATGGCCTGGAGTAAGTTAAAGGCCACTTTTCAATCACAAATTATGTTATCATTCTCTTGCCCTCAACAGAGAATTCTTGTTGAATAGTGTGATTTGAATGTGCCGTTTGAGTTGAATTGAGTTGGTGCTATTGACACGTGTCGTGTGACTGGCGGCTGTCTCGTTGGTAGGATGGGAAGATGATGGCTGCGTAAGCGCTAAGGCACATTAGAAATGTTCAAACTCTAGACATAGTAGAAATAAGGGCACCTAAAAATGCATGCAGTCAAACAAATTACAGACAGGAACCACTGTCTCTCCGGTAACTTAATCATTGCAATtgcatttgatttgttttttaaataatagcCTCCACTTTCAGTATGAACATTGTGAATTAAGGTCAGATATAACACATTTTTGACTCTCTATTGTCATTTTAAaccacaaataaaaatgtgtttgtatagGGGCCAgtaaaaactaactaaaaggCAGAATtatttttccttaaaaaaaataaaaccttaaatCCTGAGTATTCATTAACACTTTTTCTGATCTGACCAATAGTTGGGAGCTAATACTTGTGTCCAGAAAGCATCCTGATTCATCTGTATTAGCACTGGTAGTGTATCAGCGCttctgaagtgaaaaaaaatgactttaccTTCTATTACGGGTAGCTGTCTGTAAGCAGCCAGCTGGGGTTGGAAAATGTTTCCCAGAATGCTCCTCTCCATCACTAGTAAGCAGTGTTGGAATTTCTCTGACAGCATGATCAGCTGCAAGTCTGACTCAGCGTTTAAACTGTTCCCAAGCACCTCCACTTCTTTCAATGAGCTGGCAGCACTGGCTGaagagaaacacaacaaagcGATACATGCAAGGAGGGAAAATACAGGTGATAAAACCCAGCCTGACGCTTTGTTACCTGTACTGGCTGTGCTGCCCACTGACACGCTCCTCTCTGCACCTGGGCCACTGTCCACAGCCGCCTCGGGGCACTGAGCCCTCCCCAGTTCAGGGCTGCTCAGCTTTTCATCCTGCTCAGGGCTGTTCAAAGTGTCGTACACATCCCAGCTGGTAACAGTCGTGGCTGTGGGCATGGaataaaaaagaagttataGTCATTACCACATTCAGTCTTATTCATTGTAGTCTGATATACAGAAGTATATttcaacataattaaaaatgtatacagtgtatatatgtatatatttatatatgtcaTATCACCCAGCCAGCATACCCTTGACATTTATAAGtcaatgttttaaatgtctttgttcAGTCTTTCCCATAATTTCCCATTAAttattgggtagtttaatttattattaaacattgtatttcataaactacatgttttgtgtgcaaaaatcttaatttgtaaagtaactagtaactaaagctgtctggttaatgaagtacaaatacaatttctctctgaaatgtagcggagtagaagtagaaagtgggaTGAAAAGTAAACACTCAGGTAAAGTACaggtacctcaaatttgtacttaagtacagtaaattagtacattccaccactgcggaaaacagagctaaaaggagagtcaATATTGTTTAAATAGGTAACTGTTGTTGGCTTCTTATATGCTATACCAAGCTAAGGATGAGAACATTTGTGAGTGTTGGCTTGTTCTGCTGCCCCCATGTGAccataagaaataataattaatgCAGCGTTGGCTTTGCAAGCTCCAAAGAGAAATAATGAGCCTAACCTTTGTCCACCATGACAATGCTGTCGCTCTGgacctgtttgtttttggttgctCCATTCAACGTCTGCACCGATAGATCCACATACTTATCGTTGTCCATTCTGCTCCTGCAAACCTCAGCATACTGATTGTTTCTCTccctggaaaaaacaaaaacaaaaacaaggggAAGGTGACACCAGCTGGTTAAAACCAAAGAAGGAAATACATCTTTTGATTAATGACCATCAGACATAGCTGTTCGTTACAGTAGGGATTGGAATAATAAAAACTGGCCATTGCAACCCGCCTAAATATCTAATAataattagctttaaataataaagacatttgcaacatagattgatgcagaaaaggcacataTTGTtgcagaaagaagaagaaagtttcACAAGAAAGAAAGTTTTTGATATGCTCAAAATGCTCaaaatgttgaacccaaagttacacaCTTCCCAACAGATACAATTCACTTTTATTCCACAGTCACATACTGCATTTACACGTGTGCCCCAGTTCCAAAGAAAAAGACATCTCTGTCTTGTTTGGCAGTTTAAAAAGATTAGGAGTGGAGTTTCTTTCCTATGTGTATTCGACTTGTCAagtagttgaaaaaaaaaagtagagtaCTTCACTCACATGATAGGTTCTGCGTCATCGGCGTCCACTGACACAACGGTGCTGGGTATGTCCAGCAGTGAAATGCTGTCTGTCTCAGAGATGTAGAGGTCTATGACTTCTTTCAACATGTCTTCTGTCACCTGTTCTTTCACAGTGTCTCTTTTCCCCTGCACATCTGACAGCGAACAAAAGATATGAAACGGAAACTTGTACCAAATACCAcagatacagtatgtcacaaatatctgctgtattttatatgtattttagaAGTAATGTGATGAACCTGGGAAGTTGATGGGCATGTCACGTTTGGAAAATGTATCCTCAATCTCCTCATTCATCGACTCTATGGTAGACTGGCTGGATATTCTGCTGCTTCCTAACCTGGAAAACAATGTCAGAGGACATTTGTACGAGGTGAAAATGTTTGGAAACAAAGGCACAAGATAGGGTGTCAACAGTAAAgatacaattattattttcctGCCCATCGTCTCTCTTATCAATAACTCATATATTGGAATCTGAAAAGGCAATTTCATTGATTCATATAAAGCCACCTGTGGTAAACAACCATATGTCTAACAAACTTGCTGTTGGTTTTCCTcagttttcctaaacccaaggATGCCACACACCCTTATGTCACCTCGGATCAGCTCCAGCTGTTTGGCCGTCGGATCAGCTCCAGCTGTTTGGCCGTCAGATCAGCTGGTGTACAGTCTCgcatagtctcgcattgccagaccttcctccagagcgctgcggaggagggtctggctagccCACACAGCGTTCCGGGATGGGataaaaacgtgctctggtttattggcattttttaaaccaatcacaatcatcttagGCGGTGCTAAGCAGCGGATGGAGTAACGGTGCcgttgcaaaatagcctcaggaaggaacatgtgtccgttcaaaggttgttttagtcgtgcaacagaaaactcagattggaccctgcagagatctgaggagcagttaaccatagtcctcaataaaccaccggagtttaaaatgccaacacaaagaaagcggaaggttacggacatccggccgaaatgagggacatctggcggaatttctggCAGCACCTCAACAATCCTGTAAATTAAacgttgttgatatagactTGATGGTGTATAACAATGAGTGGTGGTACCTGGAGAAAGGCATAGCAAAGCTCCCGGTGGCTGTTGTCTGATCTGATGCGGATCCAGCAGAGATTTCATCCAGAAACAACCTGCTGGCTTTGACCTGCGCAGCTGCTGGATCTGCATGGTGCAGCGGCTGAGGAGTGACATCATTGCCTTCATCATCAACACCTGCAAACAGGAGGACAATTAGCCACGCATCTCCAATATGACTGCTATATTAGCTTACTGCTACTGCACATATAGAAGGAATGGGGCACTGAGGTAATACTCATAGCCTGTTAGTGTAAGTTACCCGAACAGCTTGTCTTTGAGTTTGAATGGTGCTCTTCTCCAGAACCTTGCTGCCACCACCCAGGCTGAAACGTTTCCTGCTCGGGGAACCAATGACGCTGTTTGTGT
The sequence above is drawn from the Etheostoma spectabile isolate EspeVRDwgs_2016 chromosome 12, UIUC_Espe_1.0, whole genome shotgun sequence genome and encodes:
- the LOC116699638 gene encoding WD repeat-containing protein 78 isoform X1, which codes for MPFSRYHHSLLGSSRISSQSTIESMNEEIEDTFSKRDMPINFPDVQGKRDTVKEQVTEDMLKEVIDLYISETDSISLLDIPSTVVSVDADDAEPIMERNNQYAEVCRSRMDNDKYVDLSVQTLNGATKNKQVQSDSIVMVDKATTVTSWDVYDTLNSPEQDEKLSSPELGRAQCPEAAVDSGPGAERSVSVGSTASTASAASSLKEVEVLGNSLNAESDLQLIMLSEKFQHCLLVMERSILGNIFQPQLAAYRQLPVIEDPDSPVKPGMGEQREEDAESPRSPAVERLWAFSCELSRGSSVSSMAWNKKNPDLLAVGYGELGSSNQKPGLVCCWSLKNPTWPERVIRCDSAVTSLDFSSNNPSQLAVGMKDGSIAIYNVKSRDNKACFISSSGCPNRHLDPVWQLRWTQQELSLTGEEKVESLFSVAADGRISKWFVSNNGLDCIDLMKLKKSQNTKKKVGGSTKEKKTESVLSALTPGLCFDFHPKDPSVYLVGTWEGLIHKCSCSNSQQFLETYRKHFCPVNRVTWSPLSPDVFLSCSVDWTLQLWKQDHRKPVLGFTSTHRTVCDVKWSPKWATVFGAVNEGQLEIWDLNSSVLDPVIVQPAAAGVTMKSLLFATQTNCVLVGDSDGQVTVYQLRNLSSVGDSSQVDILESIIRSATPG
- the LOC116699638 gene encoding WD repeat-containing protein 78 isoform X3, encoding MNEEIEDTFSKRDMPINFPDVQGKRDTVKEQVTEDMLKEVIDLYISETDSISLLDIPSTVVSVDADDAEPIMERNNQYAEVCRSRMDNDKYVDLSVQTLNGATKNKQVQSDSIVMVDKATTVTSWDVYDTLNSPEQDEKLSSPELGRAQCPEAAVDSGPGAERSVSVGSTASTASAASSLKEVEVLGNSLNAESDLQLIMLSEKFQHCLLVMERSILGNIFQPQLAAYRQLPVIEDPDSPVKPGMGEQREEDAESPRSPAVERLWAFSCELSRGSSVSSMAWNKKNPDLLAVGYGELGSSNQKPGLVCCWSLKNPTWPERVIRCDSAVTSLDFSSNNPSQLAVGMKDGSIAIYNVKSRDNKACFISSSGCPNRHLDPVWQLRWTQQELSLTGEEKVESLFSVAADGRISKWFVSNNGLDCIDLMKLKKSQNTKKKVGGSTKEKKTESVLSALTPGLCFDFHPKDPSVYLVGTWEGLIHKCSCSNSQQFLETYRKHFCPVNRVTWSPLSPDVFLSCSVDWTLQLWKQDHRKPVLGFTSTHRTVCDVKWSPKWATVFGAVNEGQLEIWDLNSSVLDPVIVQPAAAGVTMKSLLFATQTNCVLVGDSDGQVTVYQLRNLSSVGDSSQVDILESIIRSATPG
- the LOC116699638 gene encoding WD repeat-containing protein 78 isoform X2, with amino-acid sequence MPFSRLGSSRISSQSTIESMNEEIEDTFSKRDMPINFPDVQGKRDTVKEQVTEDMLKEVIDLYISETDSISLLDIPSTVVSVDADDAEPIMERNNQYAEVCRSRMDNDKYVDLSVQTLNGATKNKQVQSDSIVMVDKATTVTSWDVYDTLNSPEQDEKLSSPELGRAQCPEAAVDSGPGAERSVSVGSTASTASAASSLKEVEVLGNSLNAESDLQLIMLSEKFQHCLLVMERSILGNIFQPQLAAYRQLPVIEDPDSPVKPGMGEQREEDAESPRSPAVERLWAFSCELSRGSSVSSMAWNKKNPDLLAVGYGELGSSNQKPGLVCCWSLKNPTWPERVIRCDSAVTSLDFSSNNPSQLAVGMKDGSIAIYNVKSRDNKACFISSSGCPNRHLDPVWQLRWTQQELSLTGEEKVESLFSVAADGRISKWFVSNNGLDCIDLMKLKKSQNTKKKVGGSTKEKKTESVLSALTPGLCFDFHPKDPSVYLVGTWEGLIHKCSCSNSQQFLETYRKHFCPVNRVTWSPLSPDVFLSCSVDWTLQLWKQDHRKPVLGFTSTHRTVCDVKWSPKWATVFGAVNEGQLEIWDLNSSVLDPVIVQPAAAGVTMKSLLFATQTNCVLVGDSDGQVTVYQLRNLSSVGDSSQVDILESIIRSATPG